The proteins below are encoded in one region of Lactuca sativa cultivar Salinas chromosome 3, Lsat_Salinas_v11, whole genome shotgun sequence:
- the LOC111901269 gene encoding probable leucine-rich repeat receptor-like protein kinase At1g35710 → MCSSNFLFFSLGLLIIILSPIQNFASASLEEANTLLKWKANLQIPNNSLVSSWIPLLLNSSAFVPCTSWFGVVCNADGSIRRLNLNSCGLKGTLHQFSFFLLHNLTHFDLSMNNFFGPIPPQIRLLSKLVYIDFSRNKFSGVIPPEIGNFHQLTSLYLYSNNISGPIPIEIGNLKSLVDLWVSSNQLSGSIPSSLGDLTSLNILSLYENQLSGPIPIELGNFKFLVLLAVEYNQITGSIPSSLGNLGNLSLIRLVLNNNHLSGSIPPSLGELTSLEYLYINQNKLSGDIPIELGNLKSLLDLDMSTNQLSGSIPSDIVNLTQLHRLSLSSNNLVGEIPKEFGKMKSMLNLYLSNNQLSGIIPVEFGSFRDLLQLDLSTNRLNGSIPKSIGNWAHIHWLNLSNNMLSEKIPSEIGKLVQLTKPDLSQNFLMEQIPSEVQGLQNLQILDFSGNRLSGSIPYAFASLPRGIDINLSYNELSGPVPPCANFVNASLQGNPGLCGNVTGMKLCESKSIKKKNDSFHDMVILVIIFTLIGAIVLCLFTYGLIAYRKQKKMSSLKSLDEKSGDYFTITSFNGKLAYNDILKVTNDFDDAYCIGTGGYGTVYKAELQPTNVVAVKKLHVSSDNVDHNSFLNEVHALTNIRHRNIVKLYGYCSHACHSFLIYEYLEKGSLGSILRSDVLAKELDWLKRINIVRAIANGLAYMHHECSPPIIHRDISIANILLNSDYEAHISDFGTSKLLKLDSSKSTTIAGTYGYIAPELAYTMVATEKCDVFSYGIVAIEVIMGKHPGELPTFSVDDVLLENVVDNRIPLPSPQVEKQLKSVLNLLRACLNSNPHERPTMHQVSKLLMKAS, encoded by the exons ATGTGTTCTTCAAACTTCTTATTTTTCTCTCTGGGTCTTCTAATCATCATACTCTCCCCGATACAAAATTTTGCTTCTGCTTCTTTGGAGGAAGCCAACACTCTTCTTAAATGGAAAGCAAACCTTCAAATCCCAAACAATTCCTTGGTTTCTTCATGGATTCCCCTCCTTTTGAATTCCAGTGCATTCGTTCCATGCACTTCTTGGTTTGGAGTAGTTTGCAATGCTGATGGGAGCATTCGCAGGTTGAACCTCAATTCATGTGGCTTGAAAGGTACACTCCACCAATTTTCATTCTTTTTGCTACACAATCTCACACATTTTGATCTCAGTATGAACAACTTCTTTGGCCCCATCCCACCCCAAATCCGACTCCTGTCGAAACTTGTCTACATTGATTTTTCAAGGAATAAGTTTTCTGGAGTAATCCCACCTGAAATAGGGAACTTTCACCAGCTAACAAGCTTATACCTGTACTCAAACAATATATCAGGTCCCATTCCAATTGAAATTGGGAATTTGAAGTCTCTCGTTGATCTTTGGGTGAGTTCCAATCAGCTTAGTGGTTCTATTCCTTCTTCATTGGGTGATCTGACATCTTTGAATATCCTTTCTTTGTATGAAAATCAACTCTCTGGTCCCATTCCTATTGAACTTGGGAATTTCAAGTTTCTCGTTCTTCTTGCTGTGGAATACAATCAAATTACTGGTTCTATTCCATCATCACTAGGGAACTTGGGTAACCTG TCTCTCATTAGGCTTGTTCTGAACAATAATCACCTTAGTGGTTCTATTCCTCCATCATTGGGTGAATTGACATCTTTGGAGTACCTTTATATAAACCAGAATAAACTCTCTGGTGACATTCCTATTGAACTTGGGAATTTGAAGTCTCTCTTggatcttgatatgagcaccaaTCAGCTTAGTGGTTCTATTCCTTCAGACATTGTAAATTTAACTCAACTACACAGACTTAGTTTGTCTTCAAATAATTTGGTTGGTGAGATCCCAAAGGAGTTCGGGAAGATGAAAAGTATGTTAAATTTGTACTTATCTAATAATCAACTTTCAGGTATAATACCTGTAGAATTCGGGTCTTTCCGTGATCTCCTTCAACTCGATCTATCCACAAATAGATTAAATGGGTCGATACCCAAAAGTATTGGTAATTGGGCACACATTCACTGGTTGAATCTTAGTAATAACATGCTCAGTGAGAAAATTCCATCTGAAATTGGTAAATTAGTGCAACTTACAAAGCCTGATTTATCTCAGAATTTTCTCATGGAACAGATACCATCTGAAGTTCAAGGTTTACAAAACTTGCAAATATTAGATTTTTCTGGCAATAGATTATCTGGTTCTATTCCTTATGCTTTTGCAAGTTTACCTCGCGGGATTGACATCAACCTTTCTTACAATGAGCTCTCCGGTCCGGTTCCCCCTTGCGCCAACTTTGTGAATGCATCCCTACAAGGCAATCCAGGTTTGTGTGGAAATGTTACCGGAATGAAACTTTGTGAAAGTAAATCTATAAAGAAGAAAAATGATTCCTTTCATGATATGGTCATCCTAGTAATTATTTTCACTCTTATCGGGGCAATTGTACTTTGTTTATTCACGTATGGCCTCATTGCATATCGAAAACAAAAGAAAATGTCTTCATTGAAATCATTGGACGAAAAAAGTGGTGATTATTTCACCATTACAAGTTTTAATGGAAAATTAGCGTATAATGATATCTTGAAGGTAACAAATGATTTCGATGATGCATATTGTATTGGGACCGGGGGATATGGTACTGTATATAAAGCCGAGCTACAACCTACCAATGTAGTAGCTGTCAAGAAACTTCACGTGTCATCTGATAATGTTGATCACAACAGTTTCCTTAATGAGGTACATGCGTTAACAAACATAAGGCATCGAAACATAGTGAAACTATATGGATATTGCTCCCATGCCTGCCATTCATTTTTGATTTACGAGTACCTTGAAAAGGGAAGCCTTGGATCAATCTTAAGAAGTGATGTCTTGGCAaaagaattggattggttgaaaaGGATCAATATTGTAAGGGCTATAGCTAATGGCTTGGCTTATATGCATCACGAGTGCTCGCCTCCTATAATTCATAGAGACATTTCCATAGCCAACATCCTTCTGAATTCTGATTATGAGGCACATATTTCTGACTTTGGCACATCCAAGCTTTTAAAGTTGGACTCATCAAAATCAACCACAATTGCTGGCACCTATGGTTATATCGCGCCAG AGCTTGCTTATACGATGGTGGCAACCGAGAAATGTGATGTGTTTAGCTATGGCATTGTTGCAATAGAAGTGATCATGGGAAAGCATCCTGGTGAACTACCAACATTTTCTGTCGATGATGTGTTGCTAGAAAATGTGGTAGATAATCGGATTCCACTACCCTCACCACAAGTTGAGAAACAGTTGAAGTCGGTACTGAATCTTTTAAGAGCTTGTTTGAACTCCAATCCACATGAAAGACCAACAATGCACCAAGTTTCAAAATTGTTGATGAAGGCTTCCTAA
- the LOC111901280 gene encoding ubiquitin domain-containing protein DSK2a yields MEGGGEANDGDGAVTDGLEVDGSDDVTINIWCSGGIKFVVQVSLDSSVESFKSVIAKSCDVPAEQQRLVYKGRLLKDDRTLRSYDLEAEQTVHLVRRLPPATVDLSEFTEYQQIQQPGIQNLIRINQSTLELLSTHPEALRNVLMNSPRFRELMKRKPAYARIFSDPVIFGAMADFLVIRELAARVPGGGGGRSGGVGTRRHPAGTDRSVPPVGLGGLAIPGLERLFRFPSDPIARNQIMQNPTISQLTQDFLSNPQNMNMILNPRFGEIMQTPVLNSQSQPTSPDTMQKKMALHQSPSYLLGEQQSTRGESQTSGDTGTQSQPLMNTFNGEKKCMLLTSDVALVNVADSAVGPEEVYASELAQLQAMGFHDTDQNLEALTATKGNILAAVDRLRGGQ; encoded by the exons ATGGAAGGCGGAGGCGAGGCAAATGACGGTGACGGTGCCGTCACCGATGGATTAGAAGTCGACGGAAGTGACGATGTCACCATTAACATATGGTGTTCTGGAGGTATCAAGTTCGTCGTTCAGGTGAGCTTGGATTCGTCTGTCGAATCCTTCAAGTCTGTGATTGCAAAAAGCTGTGACGTGCCTGCGGAACAGCAGCGTTTGGTCTATAAAGGCCGCCTTCTCAAAGACGATCGGACACTTCGGAGTTATG ATTTGGAGGCAGAGCAAACTGTTCACTTGGTTCGTCGTCTTCCACCTGCTACAGTTGATTTGAGTGAATTTACAGAGTATCAACAAATACAGCAACCAGGGATTCAGAATCTCATCCGCATTAATCAAAGTACGCTGGAACTGCTAAGCACTCATCCAGAAGCTCTACGCAACGTGTTAATGAATAGTCCTCGATTTCGTGAACTTATGAAAAGGAAACCGGCTTATGCCCGCATATTCAGTGATCCTGTTATCTTCGGTGCAATGGCTGACTTTTTAGTCATCCGTGAATTGGCAGCAAGAGTTCCTGGTGGTGGCGGCGGCCGTAGTGGTGGTGTTGGTACTCGAAGGCATCCTGCTGGGACTGATAGGTCTGTGCCACCTGTTGGCTTAGGTGGACTTGCGATTCCAGGTTTGGAACGATTATTTCGTTTTCCCTCTGATCCCATTGCAAGGAATCAGATTATGCAAAATCCGACTATCTCGCAGTTGACTCAGGATTTCCTTTCAAACCCACAGAATATGAATATG ATACTCAATCCCAGATTCGGAGAGATAATGCAAACCCCTGTCCtcaatagtcaaagtcaaccgACTTCACCAGATACCATGCAG AAAAAAATGGCATTGCATCAGTCTCCTTCATACCTACTTGGTGAGCAACAAAGCACCAG GGGTGAAAGTCAAACGAGTGGAGACACAG GAACTCAATCTCAGCCCTTGATGAACACTTTTAATGGAGAGAAGAAGTGTATGCTA TTAACCTCTGACGTGGCACTTGTAAATGTTGCTGACTCAGCAGTGGGCCCAGAAGAAGTGTATGCTAGTGAACTTGCACAACTGCAAGCAATGGGTTTTCATGATACCGATCAGAATCTAGAAGCTTTGACCGCCACCAAAGGTAACATTCTTGCTGCTGTTGACCGCCTACGTGGCGGTCAATAG